In the Paenibacillus sp. FSL H7-0357 genome, one interval contains:
- the cobD gene encoding threonine-phosphate decarboxylase CobD yields the protein MLEKYGHGGDLLTAAELYGVGDGLFLDFSANINPLGPPPGVLELLRDSRQAVTAYPDPGHRRLKSLLAESLEVDSSWITVGNGAAESMALLLLAAAPRKVGIIEPCFSEYRQLAEQFGAEVLSVQGTKEQEYRAGVQSIAGLLEQVDLLFLGQPNNPNGVQYSLDDLRLLARKAERCGAILAVDEAFIDFIPGERRQSLLPELAEYRQTVLIRSMTKFYAIPGLRLGFTVAHPELAAAMTSKQVTWSVNGLALLAGEACLRSGQAYEANTRELIAEEREVLRQGLLHLGCAVPPGEANFLLAGLPAPWSAQEMQARLGRSGILVRSCAMYAGLGPGHIRVAVRGRDDNARLLRQMAEIMQGEFL from the coding sequence ATGCTTGAAAAATATGGCCACGGCGGTGATTTGCTGACAGCGGCGGAACTCTATGGTGTGGGGGACGGCCTGTTTCTTGATTTCAGCGCCAATATTAACCCGCTGGGCCCGCCGCCCGGCGTGCTTGAACTGCTGCGTGATTCCAGGCAAGCCGTGACGGCTTATCCCGATCCCGGACACCGCCGATTAAAGTCGCTGCTGGCGGAGAGTCTTGAAGTGGACAGCAGCTGGATTACGGTGGGCAACGGGGCAGCAGAGTCAATGGCGCTGCTACTGCTGGCTGCAGCACCACGCAAGGTGGGGATCATTGAGCCTTGCTTCTCCGAGTACCGCCAGCTTGCGGAGCAATTCGGTGCGGAGGTCTTGTCCGTTCAGGGAACGAAGGAGCAGGAATACCGGGCCGGTGTGCAGAGCATCGCCGGACTGCTGGAGCAGGTCGATCTGCTGTTCCTCGGCCAGCCGAACAATCCAAACGGCGTCCAGTATTCGCTGGACGACCTCCGGCTGCTGGCACGCAAGGCGGAGCGCTGCGGGGCCATTCTTGCGGTCGATGAAGCGTTCATCGACTTCATTCCCGGGGAGCGGCGGCAATCTTTGCTGCCGGAGCTGGCGGAGTACCGTCAGACGGTGCTGATCCGCTCGATGACGAAGTTTTATGCCATCCCGGGGCTGCGCCTGGGATTCACGGTCGCGCATCCCGAGCTTGCGGCGGCAATGACCTCCAAGCAGGTGACGTGGAGCGTGAACGGCCTGGCGCTGCTGGCCGGGGAAGCTTGCCTGCGCAGCGGGCAAGCCTATGAAGCGAACACCCGCGAGTTAATCGCGGAGGAGCGGGAGGTGCTGCGGCAGGGGCTGCTGCACCTCGGCTGTGCTGTGCCGCCGGGCGAGGCCAACTTCCTGCTCGCCGGCCTGCCTGCGCCATGGAGCGCGCAGGAAATGCAGGCCAGGCTGGGCCGCAGCGGCATCCTGGTGCGCAGCTGCGCCATGTATGCCGGCCTGGGGCCTGGCCATATCCGCGTCGCGGTCCGGGGGCGCGACGACAATGCCCGGCTGCTCCGGCAGATGGCGGAGATTATGCAGGGGGAATTTTTATGA
- a CDS encoding adenosylcobinamide amidohydrolase, whose amino-acid sequence MDEVKIPFNLTGGETVYLSRVWPGLVLEWKEGHLLLEFPAEADGISSAVYGGGMGRLQRAVNQFVSRDYECSDPVRDMELKLREWGYPQEGCAGLMTAVPLEHAAVIEEDTGSAGIFCCVTAASGNAARAGVDRPVLAAYRPGTINIMLGIDGRLTPAAMVNAVMTAAEAKAAALADLGVTDPENGLIATGTTTDAIVLAVSQSGRYGAEHVYAGTATDLGGAIGRLVYAAVTGSLQSVKSVQPAHSVQPAKVEQLAEPVISAQTDQVVQDDSKAQAIQSAPMAQAVPPAPLAQTVSSARQTQAVPSAQQEQARTSGQ is encoded by the coding sequence ATGGATGAAGTGAAAATCCCTTTTAATCTTACCGGCGGGGAAACTGTGTACCTGAGCAGGGTATGGCCGGGGCTTGTGCTGGAATGGAAGGAAGGACATCTGCTGCTGGAGTTCCCGGCTGAGGCGGATGGGATTTCGAGTGCGGTGTACGGCGGGGGAATGGGGCGTCTACAGCGGGCCGTCAATCAATTTGTCAGTCGTGATTACGAGTGTAGCGATCCTGTGCGGGATATGGAGCTTAAATTACGCGAATGGGGCTACCCGCAAGAAGGCTGTGCGGGCCTTATGACTGCTGTGCCGCTGGAGCACGCAGCTGTGATAGAGGAAGATACCGGCTCGGCAGGCATCTTCTGCTGTGTGACGGCCGCTTCGGGCAATGCCGCGCGTGCCGGGGTGGATCGCCCCGTGCTGGCGGCTTACCGCCCCGGCACGATCAATATTATGCTCGGCATTGACGGACGGCTGACTCCGGCGGCGATGGTCAATGCCGTAATGACGGCAGCCGAAGCCAAAGCTGCCGCCCTGGCCGATCTCGGCGTCACTGATCCCGAGAACGGCCTGATTGCAACCGGCACAACCACGGATGCGATTGTGCTTGCGGTGAGCCAAAGCGGGCGCTACGGCGCGGAGCATGTCTATGCAGGAACAGCGACTGATCTTGGCGGCGCCATTGGCCGGCTGGTGTATGCCGCTGTTACCGGCAGCCTGCAGTCGGTGAAATCCGTGCAGCCGGCGCATTCTGTGCAGCCAGCCAAGGTGGAACAATTGGCTGAACCAGTAATATCGGCTCAAACAGATCAAGTTGTGCAGGACGATTCCAAGGCGCAAGCCATCCAAAGCGCCCCCATGGCTCAAGCTGTGCCACCTGCTCCACTGGCTCAAACTGTGTCATCCGCTCGACAGACCCAAGCTGTGCCATCTGCTCAACAGGAGCAGGCTAGGACGAGTGGGCAATGA